In one window of uncultured Campylobacter sp. DNA:
- the flhF gene encoding flagellar biosynthesis protein FlhF — translation MEALKKAQDECGERAILVTTKQIQPKTINKKPLYEILVSVEEDPAAEPKKRQSQKQNLKAYEEFLDAQKPPKKAQKVASGEEFFLSQTPPAAKPVSIQPAKIEPSDAPQNGEDILLNISRAAKEISQIANLDSPPARQEQNYDKKIDEVSKQVSALSEKINLIANMFWEEKTAARNHIAIPPEFAEIYKEAKNSGMKDEHLEQIMKITVENVPPQMKASPTAVKRYFSSLLRKMLPCRSDEFDGKQKIMMLVGPTGVGKTTTLAKLAARFAYGEGKRAKTGIITLDTYRIGAVEQLFQYAKMMKLPILDVIEADDFKNALKQLNHCDVILIDTTGSSQYDKEKLARLETFLKRSDAEIDVNLVLSAGSKVEDLLEVYNSFSFLDVDTFIFTKFDETKIFGNVFSLVYETGKPVSFLCLGQEVPDDIMAARSEFLVDCVLQGFNKDKK, via the coding sequence AACTACGAAGCAAATTCAGCCAAAGACGATAAACAAAAAGCCGCTTTACGAAATTTTAGTAAGCGTCGAAGAGGACCCTGCGGCCGAACCTAAAAAACGCCAGTCTCAAAAACAAAATTTAAAGGCCTACGAGGAGTTTTTGGACGCGCAAAAACCGCCCAAAAAAGCGCAAAAAGTAGCCTCCGGCGAAGAGTTTTTTTTGTCGCAAACTCCGCCTGCGGCTAAACCGGTTAGTATCCAGCCCGCTAAAATAGAGCCTAGCGACGCTCCTCAAAACGGCGAAGATATACTACTAAATATATCAAGAGCGGCCAAAGAAATAAGCCAAATCGCAAACCTGGACTCGCCGCCCGCGCGCCAAGAGCAAAACTACGATAAAAAAATAGACGAAGTCTCTAAGCAAGTAAGCGCGCTAAGCGAAAAGATAAATTTGATCGCAAATATGTTTTGGGAGGAGAAGACCGCGGCTAGAAACCATATCGCCATACCGCCTGAGTTTGCCGAGATTTATAAGGAAGCTAAAAATAGCGGGATGAAGGACGAGCATTTAGAGCAGATAATGAAAATAACCGTAGAAAACGTACCGCCTCAGATGAAGGCCAGCCCGACTGCGGTAAAAAGGTATTTTAGCTCGCTACTACGAAAGATGCTGCCTTGCAGGAGCGACGAATTTGACGGCAAACAAAAGATAATGATGCTAGTAGGCCCGACCGGAGTTGGCAAAACTACGACGCTAGCAAAGCTTGCCGCGCGTTTTGCCTACGGCGAGGGCAAGAGGGCAAAAACCGGGATAATAACGCTTGATACGTATCGTATCGGGGCGGTCGAGCAGCTGTTTCAATACGCTAAAATGATGAAGCTGCCGATACTTGACGTTATAGAGGCCGATGATTTTAAAAATGCGCTAAAGCAGCTAAATCACTGCGACGTGATCTTGATAGACACCACCGGTAGCTCGCAATACGATAAGGAAAAACTGGCTAGACTAGAGACTTTTTTAAAGCGTAGCGACGCGGAAATAGACGTAAATTTAGTGCTTTCGGCCGGATCTAAGGTCGAGGATTTGCTAGAGGTTTATAATAGCTTTAGCTTCCTTGACGTGGATACTTTTATTTTTACCAAATTTGACGAAACGAAGATTTTCGGTAACGTATTTTCGCTAGTTTACGAAACGGGTAAGCCCGTTAGCTTTTTGTGCCTAGGTCAAGAGGTGCCCGACGATATAATGGCCGCTAGGAGCGAATTTTTGGTCGATTGCGTATTGCAGGGCTTTAATAAGGACAAAAAATGA
- a CDS encoding MinD/ParA family protein → MNNQAQKLQDMVSARTRAKNTKFIAVTSGKGGVGKSTISANLGNVLAKSGYKVALFDADIGLANLDVILNVRAGKNLLHVLKGECSLKDILIEIKPNLTLIPGENGADILKFNNQFLYERFFDESRSLDELDFVIIDTGAGIGKNNDFFLEAADEIIVVTMPDPAAITDAYAVIKMTAKQKDDFLMVFNMVRNEKEAARIFEHIKKVAEANIKDAPRLEFLGYISEDKDVSRSIKYRTLFTDDNETGPASEQMKQIASRLLKKLEQKVLDTGTISSFSAFSKRLLEQI, encoded by the coding sequence ATGAATAACCAAGCCCAAAAGCTACAAGATATGGTAAGCGCCCGAACTAGGGCTAAAAATACTAAATTTATAGCCGTAACGAGCGGAAAGGGCGGGGTGGGTAAAAGCACGATAAGCGCAAATTTAGGCAACGTCCTAGCTAAAAGCGGCTACAAGGTCGCGCTTTTTGACGCCGATATCGGTCTAGCTAACCTTGACGTTATCTTAAACGTGCGCGCGGGGAAAAATTTGTTGCACGTATTAAAAGGCGAGTGTTCCTTAAAAGATATTTTGATCGAGATAAAGCCGAATTTAACGCTTATTCCTGGCGAAAACGGCGCAGATATACTTAAATTTAACAATCAATTTTTATACGAACGGTTTTTTGACGAGTCGCGCAGTCTGGACGAGCTTGACTTCGTAATCATAGATACGGGAGCCGGTATCGGCAAAAATAACGACTTTTTCCTAGAAGCCGCCGACGAGATAATAGTAGTTACGATGCCAGATCCCGCAGCTATAACCGATGCTTACGCCGTGATTAAAATGACGGCTAAACAAAAAGACGATTTTTTAATGGTTTTTAATATGGTAAGAAACGAAAAAGAGGCCGCTAGAATTTTCGAGCATATAAAAAAGGTAGCGGAAGCAAATATCAAAGATGCTCCGAGGCTCGAATTTTTAGGCTACATCAGCGAGGATAAGGACGTATCTAGAAGTATAAAATACCGCACGCTTTTTACAGACGATAACGAGACGGGTCCTGCTAGCGAGCAGATGAAACAGATAGCATCAAGGCTTCTTAAAAAATTGGAACAAAAAGTGCTTGATACGGGTACGATAAGCAGTTTTAGCGCGTTTTCTAAGCGTTTGCTGGAACAAATTTAA